The Lachnospiraceae bacterium genome includes the window CGGGGATGATGTTGTGATTGGAGCAGGCAGTGTTGTGACCAAAGATCTGCCCTCCGGTGTCATTGCCGTAGGAAATCCCTGCAGAATTCTGCGGGAGATCAATGATCACGATAAACAATATTATTTTAAAGACAGAAAAATTGCAGATTTGGATAACGAATAAAAAGGAAAGAGCGCCGCAGCAAATGCGGCGCTCTCTCTGAATCATAGGGCGATTTTATAGTGTACGATGACAACCATACTGGTTTTTCATATCAAAGAATAGCTGAATGAGGCTTTTATGATATGGGATGAAGGTGCCTTCCTCTAATTTCTGGCATATTTCCGCAAAGGAGGCCCATTTTACCTGTTTTACCTCCTCATACTGCAAATGGAGCTGCTCCAGCGATATTTCTTTTTCAAATAGATAGATATCGTCAAAGCCAGTATCGAAATTGATTGTTAAATGCGGACGGACATTTTGCAGATTGACCTTCAATCCGAGTTCTTCAAATAATTCCCGCTCAAGAGCCGTCTGGCTTGTATCGCCGGCTATAGCGCTTCCACCAACGGTGATATCCCACATGTTTGGCCAGCCAGCTTTAAAGGGCTGCCTCTGCTGAATGAGCATTTCTTCTTTCGCATTAAAGATGCAGGCATGCACCACTAAATGATATGTTTCGGCTTCAAAGGGATCTCCTCTGCGCATAGTCTTATTTAATTTGATCCTGTCACGGTTATATACATCCCACAGTTCCATTTTTGCCTCCTTGATGATGAAAAAACAAAAAACCGCTTATACAAGCGGTTTTTTTATGAAAACAGGGGCAACAAGAGTCGAACTCGTATCGATGGTTTTGGAGACCACTGTTCTACCATTGAACTATACCCCTAAATCAAATGCTCACCTATTTTAGCGCACTTTGCGCTGCTTGTCAAGATGTAAATCAAAATTTCTTGAAAAGGGTACAAGTTTATGATAAAATGATTTGGTGAATTTAAAGAATCAGGAGGCAGCAAATGGACATTGCAGAGGCCGTCAAACAAATTGCAGACGCAGAGATTGAAAAGCTGATTCTCAGCAATCCAAAGAATAAAAGCGTTCCTTATCAAAAAATGACGGTACGGCCGCTTCTCATTCAAAAGCAGAAAAGGTATCAGCTGGAGCGCTTTACAGAGCGACAGGCGTTTCAGGAAAATATAGAACCGGCAGCTTTAGCGCAGGTGCTCAGTCAGAGCCTGCAGGAGGAGTATTCTCAGCTTGATGGCTGGAGCCATGAGGCAAGCTACTGGATTAAGATCTCTAAAAAAGGCAAGGTGTTTTTTAAAGAAAAAAAGAAAAAGCAGCCCGGCGCTTCGCAGGAGCTGGGCCAGCAGAACCGAAAGAAGCAGTATTTGCTGGAGGCAGCGCAGGTGCCTCAGCCGCTGGTGGATCTGGGTGTGATTACAAAAGAAGGCAAAGTGGTTGCGGCAAAGTATGACAAGTATAAACAGATCAACCGTTTTATCGAAATGATCGATGAAGGGATCGGGCCGGAAGTCAAACAGATCCATATCATTGATTTTGGATGCGGCAAATCCTACTTAACATTTGTTTTATATCATTATTTGACGCAGGTGCGGCAGATAGAGGCTCAGATGGTGGGGCTGGATCTGAAGGCGGATGTAATCGAGAAATGCAATCAAATAGCAGAGCGCTACGGATATGACGGCCTGCATTTTGAGGTGGGCAATATCGAAGGGTACACCCCTCATTTTTCTGTGGATATGGTGATCAGCCTGCATGCATGCGATACAGCGACAGATTTTGCCTTATACAATGCCGTGCAGTGGAAAACCGCGCGCATTTACAGCGTGCCCTGCTGTCAGCATGAGCTGTGTCATCAGATGAGACGGCAAAGCGCAGGCAGCTTAACGGAGTATGGTCTTTTAAAAGAACGGTTTGCAGCCCTGCTGACCGATGCGCTTCGGGCCGATCTTCTGCGTGCGCAAGGGTATCAGGTTGACCTGCTGGAGTTTGTCGATATGGAGCATTCGCCTAAAAACCTGTTAATCCGCGCTGTAAAAAAGACAGAATCCCTCAGTCAAAATCAGAGCGCAAAGGAGAGAGCAGAGGCGGCCATGGCTGCGTATCAGGTCATGCCCACCCTGTACCGGCTGCTTTATGAAGAGGATATGAAGTAATGGAGCGAGTGGATATCCGTTCATTTTCCGTGCCGGAGCTATCGGCTCTGTATGCATCTCCTGCCTTTGAGCAGCGTTTTACCTATGAAGGAGAAGACTTAGGCGCGGTCTACACCTATGAATATACGACATGGAAGCTTTGGTCGCCGGCAGCGGAGAAGGTTATGCTTCAGCTGTATGCGACAGGGAGCGATGAAGAGGCCGGTGCCCGTCTGATTGGCCGATATCCGATGGAAGCGCCCAAGGCAGCCGGCGTGTGGGAGCTGCGGCTGCAAGGCGATTATCGGAATGTGTATTATACCTATGCGGTCACAACGGCAGGCAGCACTGAAGAAACGGCAGACCCCTACGCCAAGGCAGCCGGCGTCAATGGCCGGCGCAGCATGGTGGTTGATTTAAAGAAAACCAATCCTGCAGGCTGGGAGCGGGATACTTATTATTTTGCAAAGCCGTCAACCGAGGCAATCATCTGGGAGACGCATGTCAGAGACTTTTCAATTGCAGAAAATTCAGGCATGCGCTACAAAGGAAAGTTTCTGGCATTTACTGAAACAGGGACCACCGTCGCACAGGACGGCTGCCATCCGACAGGTATTGATTATCTAAAGGAGCTGGGCATTACCCATGTGCATTTAATGCCGGTATTTGACTTCGCCAGTATTGACGAAGCCAAAGAAAGCAATGAGGCCTATAACTGGGGGTATGATCCGCTTAATTATAACGTACCGGAAGGCTCCTATGCGACCAATCCTTATGACGGCAATATTCGCATTCGGGAGATGAAGGCGATGATTCTGGCCCTTCATCAAGCCGGGATCGGCGTGATCATGGACGTAGTGTATAATCATACCTATTACACCGAAGAATCCTGGTTTCACAAAACCATGCCCTATTATTACCATCGAACGATGCCGGACGGACGGTTTGGCAATGCCTCCGGATGCGGCAATGAAACAGCCTCCGAGCGCAGTATGATGCGGCAGTATATGATCACCTCCCTCAAATACTGGGCCACAGAATATCATATCGATGGCTTCCGTTTTGATTTAATGGGGATACACGATGTAGATACTATGAACGAGATCCGAAGAGAGCTGGACAGCCTTCCGCACGGCAGAAGCATTTTAATATATGGAGAGCCGTGGTCGGCACTTCCTCCCTGTCTGCCGGAGGGCTGCATAGCAGCCAATAAATGGAATGCGGCCTGCCTTGACGAGCGGATTGCTGTTTTTGATGATGAAACGCGGGACTGCATTAAAGGCAGCGCCTTCGATGTTGAGCATGTGGGGTTTGTCAATGGGGGACAAAACATGGAAAATCAGCTTGAATGGGCCATCCGTGCTCATTCAGGAGAGAGCAGGCGCCTGAAATCGCCTTCTCAGGCAGTGACCTATGTGTCCAGCCACGATAACTATACGCTGTGGGATAAAATCTCATTGACCGTGCATGGGGATCAATCCGGCTATGATATTCCGGAGCTGATCCGTCTTGCCGTCAACAAAATGGCAGCGGCCATTGTATTGACGTCTCAGGGAATTGCATTTTTTCAGTCCGGAGAGGAATTCGGCAGAACCAAATACGGCGATCATAACAGCTACTGCTCACCGGATCAGATCAATCAGCTGGACTGGCAGCGTACAATTGTATTTGCAGAGCTCCTCGACTACTACAAGGGTCTGATTCGGATCAGAAAAAGCTTTTCTGGATTTACCGACTGGCGGGCAGCGCATGTGGAGAAAATTCATTTTACCGCGCTGGAGGAGTATCTGGTGGCCTACACGCTCGAAGGCAGTCGGGAAGGAGAGCCCGAGATGGCAGTGGTTTGTTTTAATGCCGGAGGCTTTAGCCGCGAGGTAGAGCTAAAGACATGGGATGGCCGGCCGGCCTCAGCTTGCTGGCAGATCATGGCCAATGAGACAAGTGCCGGCACGGAGCCTCTGAGCATAGTGCAGGGAGACAGGCTGTCAGTGTATATCCGCGGTGTTTTGATTGCCTTTTCTGAAAAGAAAAAATGATTGATGATCAGCCAATATTAAAAGCGATGGACGGTTAAAGGTCCATCGCTTTTTCATAAGCAAGGGCAAAAGCATCGATATCCGCATAACGCCGCACTTGGATATCTGCTTTTTTGTATTCGCTCAAATATTCATTTAGCATATCATCATACGCCTTTGCCGTTTCATGCAAATCCTGTGCATTGTACGCTTTTAGGGCGTCATATCTGCTTATATCGGCTTCCTCACGGATCTCTGAGAACATAGCATTGGAGCTGATTAAGCTCATAAAGGCAAGATGACGATTCTCCGTTTTGGCGGCAGCATACATTTTATTGCGCCAATTGGAATACATCTCCTCATAGGTGCCCGTCAAGGCTTCTTTTGTTACGGGCTTTCTGGGAGGCATAAGCGATTCTTTTACACGCTGAAATACGGCCAGTGTTTCTCCCATCAGGACAGATAAATGCTTTTGCACCGAGGCAGCAGAAGGGGCGGATATGATGGCTTCTATCCGGTCACAGATCCTTTCCGGCCGGTACTGCAATTGCTTTAGCTCGTCATAGGTGCGATTTACGCCATAGTGAAAATACTGCTTGTTCAGCATAGCAAGCGCATTTTCTATATAATAAATCGTCCTGCCTGCGCCATCTAATACTTCCGTCCTTTGCTGCGAGACCATAGCTGCTGTATAAGCATGCTCCGCCTCTTTTAACAGCGTCTCGGCTTTCAGATAGTCCTCTTCCGAGAAGGGAGCTGCCAGAATGGCCCTGGCCATTTGCCGCAGGGCGTCCAAACGGTTTCTGTGTTTTTCATCTGCGCAATAAACGATTTTGGCATCCATAAGCTTAGAGATATGAGGATGCTCATACCGGGCATCGCTTTCCAGACGCTCCCAGGTAGTACAGTAGATGTCATGT containing:
- a CDS encoding NUDIX domain-containing protein, coding for MELWDVYNRDRIKLNKTMRRGDPFEAETYHLVVHACIFNAKEEMLIQQRQPFKAGWPNMWDITVGGSAIAGDTSQTALERELFEELGLKVNLQNVRPHLTINFDTGFDDIYLFEKEISLEQLHLQYEEVKQVKWASFAEICQKLEEGTFIPYHKSLIQLFFDMKNQYGCHRTL
- a CDS encoding SAM-dependent methyltransferase, yielding MDIAEAVKQIADAEIEKLILSNPKNKSVPYQKMTVRPLLIQKQKRYQLERFTERQAFQENIEPAALAQVLSQSLQEEYSQLDGWSHEASYWIKISKKGKVFFKEKKKKQPGASQELGQQNRKKQYLLEAAQVPQPLVDLGVITKEGKVVAAKYDKYKQINRFIEMIDEGIGPEVKQIHIIDFGCGKSYLTFVLYHYLTQVRQIEAQMVGLDLKADVIEKCNQIAERYGYDGLHFEVGNIEGYTPHFSVDMVISLHACDTATDFALYNAVQWKTARIYSVPCCQHELCHQMRRQSAGSLTEYGLLKERFAALLTDALRADLLRAQGYQVDLLEFVDMEHSPKNLLIRAVKKTESLSQNQSAKERAEAAMAAYQVMPTLYRLLYEEDMK
- the pulA gene encoding type I pullulanase, translating into MERVDIRSFSVPELSALYASPAFEQRFTYEGEDLGAVYTYEYTTWKLWSPAAEKVMLQLYATGSDEEAGARLIGRYPMEAPKAAGVWELRLQGDYRNVYYTYAVTTAGSTEETADPYAKAAGVNGRRSMVVDLKKTNPAGWERDTYYFAKPSTEAIIWETHVRDFSIAENSGMRYKGKFLAFTETGTTVAQDGCHPTGIDYLKELGITHVHLMPVFDFASIDEAKESNEAYNWGYDPLNYNVPEGSYATNPYDGNIRIREMKAMILALHQAGIGVIMDVVYNHTYYTEESWFHKTMPYYYHRTMPDGRFGNASGCGNETASERSMMRQYMITSLKYWATEYHIDGFRFDLMGIHDVDTMNEIRRELDSLPHGRSILIYGEPWSALPPCLPEGCIAANKWNAACLDERIAVFDDETRDCIKGSAFDVEHVGFVNGGQNMENQLEWAIRAHSGESRRLKSPSQAVTYVSSHDNYTLWDKISLTVHGDQSGYDIPELIRLAVNKMAAAIVLTSQGIAFFQSGEEFGRTKYGDHNSYCSPDQINQLDWQRTIVFAELLDYYKGLIRIRKSFSGFTDWRAAHVEKIHFTALEEYLVAYTLEGSREGEPEMAVVCFNAGGFSREVELKTWDGRPASACWQIMANETSAGTEPLSIVQGDRLSVYIRGVLIAFSEKKK